In Methanosarcina siciliae T4/M, one genomic interval encodes:
- a CDS encoding ATP-binding protein, protein MPEGKNKKFRPVFGGRLSGTLRVLGNEENNGEGLLFLGNYMALDHSRGAAVYLDALKPHAVLICGKRGYGKSYTMGCMLEELAFLHPAIKGKLASLIIDTMGIFWTMSYPNASETGRLKNWGLAPKGLETEVFVPAGKVEAYRKRNIEVKPFSISIRDLSGSQWCRVLKIEEVSPLGILLVRTIESLREKGHHYSFEDIISEIFLDTRSDPTTKGAAENYFRAVKAWGLFSKEGTSLSELISGGRTTVLDVSPLENENVCAAAVSILAGRFYAERLEARRSYEKKQMGEKPEGKEFPMVWLFIDEAHIFVPAGRESLASEMLINRCLRQGRQPGLSLVLATQRPASLQPDVVSQSDLLICHRLTSSDDILALESSRPLYMQESLRTYLKKMGSEKGAALIVDDHSESVHMVRIRPRRSWHGGGEPSALEPYAEERNEEMTVQRSK, encoded by the coding sequence ATGCCTGAAGGAAAGAATAAAAAGTTCAGACCTGTTTTCGGGGGAAGGCTCAGCGGGACGCTGCGAGTGCTCGGGAACGAAGAAAATAATGGAGAAGGCCTCCTGTTTCTTGGGAACTATATGGCACTTGACCATTCAAGGGGTGCCGCCGTTTATCTGGATGCCCTTAAGCCCCATGCTGTTTTGATCTGCGGGAAAAGAGGATACGGAAAGTCCTACACGATGGGATGTATGCTGGAAGAGCTTGCCTTTCTTCATCCTGCCATCAAGGGAAAACTTGCCTCTCTTATCATCGATACCATGGGGATATTCTGGACAATGAGTTATCCGAATGCTTCCGAAACAGGAAGACTGAAAAACTGGGGTCTCGCCCCCAAAGGCCTCGAGACCGAGGTTTTCGTGCCAGCAGGAAAGGTGGAAGCCTATAGGAAGCGAAACATAGAGGTAAAACCTTTTTCGATTTCTATCCGGGACCTATCCGGAAGCCAATGGTGCAGGGTTCTCAAAATTGAAGAGGTTTCTCCTCTTGGGATCCTGCTCGTAAGAACCATTGAATCACTCCGGGAGAAAGGCCACCATTATTCTTTTGAAGACATCATCAGTGAGATCTTCCTGGACACTCGTTCGGACCCGACAACTAAAGGGGCTGCAGAAAACTATTTCAGGGCTGTGAAAGCCTGGGGGCTGTTCTCAAAAGAAGGAACATCTCTATCAGAATTGATATCCGGAGGCAGGACAACAGTTCTTGATGTAAGTCCCCTGGAAAACGAAAACGTTTGTGCTGCGGCAGTATCAATTCTTGCGGGCAGGTTTTATGCGGAAAGGCTTGAGGCAAGAAGATCCTACGAAAAAAAGCAGATGGGAGAAAAACCTGAAGGAAAAGAATTTCCCATGGTCTGGCTGTTTATCGATGAGGCCCACATCTTCGTGCCTGCGGGAAGAGAAAGCCTGGCTTCCGAAATGCTTATTAACCGCTGCCTCAGGCAGGGCAGGCAGCCCGGGCTCTCCCTGGTACTGGCAACCCAGAGGCCTGCAAGCCTTCAACCTGATGTTGTCTCGCAGAGTGACCTGCTTATCTGCCACCGCCTTACCTCAAGTGATGATATCCTTGCTCTTGAAAGTTCCAGACCTCTTTATATGCAGGAAAGCCTCAGGACATACCTTAAGAAAATGGGAAGCGAAAAGGGAGCAGCATTGATAGTGGACGACCACTCAGAATCTGTCCATATGGTACGCATCCGGCCGAGAAGAAGCTGGCACGGGGGAGGTGAGCCGAGTGCTCTTGAACCTTATGCCGAGGAAAGAAATGAAGAAATGACAGTTCAACGATCAAAATAA
- a CDS encoding formate--phosphoribosylaminoimidazolecarboxamide ligase: MITKQQILEFLKNYDIENITIATVCSHSSLQIFDGARKEGFRTLGICVGKPPKFYEAFPKAKPDEYLIVDSYSDIMNKAEELRKRNVIIIPHGSFVAYLGTENFAEMAVPTFGNRAVLEWESDRDKEREWLLGAGIHMPGKIDDPHDINGPVMVKYNGAKGGKGFFVAKTYEEFDELVDHTQKYTIQEFITGTRYYLHYFYSPIRNEGYTLSEGSLELLSMDRRVESNADEIFRLGSPRELIEAGIRPTYVVTGNVPLVARESLLPLIFSLGERVVEESLGLFGGMIGAFCLETVFTDSLEIKVFEISARIVAGTNLYISGSPYADLIQEDLSTGRRIAQEIKEAVWKNQLDKIIS; encoded by the coding sequence ATGATCACAAAACAGCAGATTCTTGAATTTCTGAAAAATTACGATATAGAAAACATTACTATTGCAACAGTCTGTTCTCACTCAAGCCTTCAAATTTTTGATGGAGCTCGAAAAGAAGGTTTCAGAACTCTGGGGATCTGCGTTGGCAAACCGCCTAAATTCTATGAGGCATTCCCCAAAGCAAAACCCGATGAGTATCTTATTGTTGACAGCTATTCGGATATCATGAATAAGGCTGAGGAACTCAGAAAGAGAAACGTAATCATTATCCCTCACGGCTCATTTGTTGCTTACCTTGGCACTGAGAACTTTGCAGAGATGGCCGTTCCCACCTTTGGGAACCGGGCTGTACTGGAGTGGGAATCGGACAGGGACAAAGAAAGGGAATGGCTGCTCGGAGCAGGCATCCATATGCCCGGGAAAATAGATGATCCCCATGACATTAACGGGCCTGTGATGGTCAAGTACAACGGGGCAAAAGGAGGAAAAGGCTTCTTCGTTGCAAAAACCTACGAGGAATTCGACGAACTCGTTGACCATACCCAGAAGTACACTATTCAGGAGTTCATTACAGGAACTCGCTATTACCTGCATTACTTCTATTCCCCTATCCGAAACGAAGGATATACTTTAAGCGAAGGAAGCCTTGAGCTTCTCAGCATGGATCGCAGAGTGGAATCCAATGCCGATGAAATCTTCAGGCTCGGTTCCCCCAGAGAACTTATCGAAGCCGGGATCCGCCCGACATATGTAGTCACAGGAAACGTCCCTCTTGTCGCAAGAGAATCCCTCCTGCCCCTTATCTTCTCCCTTGGAGAAAGAGTAGTTGAAGAGTCTCTCGGGCTTTTCGGCGGGATGATAGGGGCTTTCTGCCTTGAAACCGTCTTCACGGACTCCCTTGAAATCAAGGTATTTGAGATTTCTGCCCGGATCGTGGCAGGGACAAACCTTTACATTTCAGGCTCTCCCTATGCGGACCTGATTCAGGAAGACCTCTCAACCGGACGGAGAATAGCCCAGGAAATTAAAGAAGCAGTATGGAAAAACCAGCTGGATAAAATAATATCCTGA
- a CDS encoding ArsR/SmtB family transcription factor: MKGLEDRDGLSEIGAPPQGPGSEEQDNRVLVLPVNGDSRKITQVLSNETSLKILELLGKKSMSATNIAEELKLPLTTVKYNLDSLAESDLIKVKQIKWSQKGRQVKIYESAEKLIVLVPSRSTMDKLSIINLLQKYIGVIGAAVFAAAGIEYLSAYLRAKKIIDATAPLRRGITGPVNETYPEATIMETVETENLSPESDSYNSDFDKVVPEEEVMDEEVVVEGAMDETPETFAGQQVEDGGGAENLSSGAGTGGETFQGEAATEVSASETLDSTSDLPSVPSEGLTPLGGLHGLYDTLSLHPGVWFLFGCIFVIFLIIVREVYYKKKTK; the protein is encoded by the coding sequence ATGAAAGGGCTTGAAGATAGAGACGGTTTATCCGAAATCGGCGCGCCTCCCCAGGGGCCTGGATCAGAGGAGCAGGATAACAGGGTGCTTGTTCTCCCTGTAAACGGGGATTCAAGAAAAATTACCCAGGTCCTCTCCAACGAAACCTCATTGAAAATTCTTGAACTTCTCGGGAAGAAAAGCATGTCTGCAACCAATATTGCAGAAGAGTTGAAGCTCCCCCTTACCACAGTCAAGTATAATCTGGATTCTCTGGCCGAATCCGACCTTATTAAGGTCAAACAGATAAAGTGGAGCCAGAAAGGGAGGCAGGTCAAGATCTACGAGTCAGCGGAAAAGCTGATTGTCCTTGTCCCTTCCAGAAGCACGATGGATAAACTCTCCATTATAAACTTGCTGCAGAAATACATCGGAGTAATAGGAGCAGCCGTCTTTGCTGCTGCAGGAATAGAATACCTCTCGGCCTATCTACGGGCAAAAAAGATTATTGATGCCACGGCTCCTTTGCGGAGGGGGATCACGGGTCCGGTAAATGAGACTTATCCAGAAGCAACAATTATGGAGACCGTTGAAACAGAAAACCTGAGCCCGGAATCAGATAGTTATAATTCGGATTTTGACAAGGTAGTGCCGGAAGAGGAGGTAATGGATGAGGAAGTAGTGGTAGAGGGGGCAATGGATGAGACCCCCGAAACCTTTGCCGGGCAGCAGGTAGAAGACGGTGGGGGTGCGGAAAATCTTTCATCGGGAGCAGGAACCGGAGGGGAAACCTTCCAGGGAGAAGCTGCAACGGAAGTCTCTGCCTCTGAGACTCTGGACTCTACTTCGGATTTGCCTTCGGTTCCTTCGGAAGGGCTCACCCCTCTCGGAGGGCTTCATGGGCTTTACGATACTCTTTCTCTTCACCCGGGGGTCTGGTTCCTTTTCGGCTGCATCTTTGTAATATTTTTGATAATTGTAAGAGAAGTCTATTATAAGAAAAAAACCAAGTAA
- the truA gene encoding tRNA pseudouridine(38-40) synthase TruA, with product MRVALKLAYIGTEFHGSQIQPNVETVEKELFKALRNLRIIESPKSASYTCAGRTDAGVHALGQVVAFDTEKPNLAIPRVINSELPPAIWAWAHAEVPYYFDARRSAVSRHYRYVMSGDDYDISKMREASKLLLGTHNFENFSRANGEKSTVRTLERINVRLDGEITKIDVVGNSFLWNMVRKIVTALSMIGNGVRDNDWLLQMLNPDIYEEGIEPAPPYGLTLMGVNYGENIEWIEDDYSIRRAGEQNHKRILRHRVMAEVLEELISHE from the coding sequence ATGAGAGTCGCTTTAAAACTTGCATACATAGGCACCGAGTTTCATGGGTCCCAGATTCAGCCGAATGTTGAGACCGTGGAGAAAGAACTCTTCAAGGCTCTTCGGAACCTCAGGATTATAGAAAGCCCCAAATCTGCGAGCTATACCTGTGCGGGCAGGACTGATGCAGGAGTCCATGCCCTCGGACAGGTTGTTGCTTTTGATACGGAAAAACCGAACCTGGCAATTCCAAGAGTTATCAACTCCGAACTCCCTCCGGCCATATGGGCATGGGCTCATGCGGAAGTCCCCTACTACTTTGATGCAAGGAGAAGTGCGGTTTCCAGGCATTACCGCTACGTGATGAGCGGCGATGATTATGATATTTCAAAGATGAGGGAAGCTTCAAAACTGTTGCTCGGAACCCACAATTTTGAAAATTTTTCCAGGGCAAACGGTGAAAAAAGTACTGTTCGCACTCTGGAGAGGATCAACGTCCGTTTAGACGGGGAAATTACAAAGATTGATGTTGTTGGTAACAGTTTTCTCTGGAACATGGTAAGAAAAATAGTGACAGCTCTCTCAATGATCGGAAACGGGGTGCGTGATAATGACTGGTTGCTCCAGATGCTGAATCCCGATATTTATGAAGAAGGAATCGAACCGGCTCCTCCCTACGGGCTAACCCTTATGGGAGTAAATTATGGAGAAAATATAGAATGGATTGAAGATGATTACTCGATCAGGCGGGCAGGTGAGCAGAACCACAAACGCATTCTCAGACACAGGGTAATGGCTGAGGTGCTGGAAGAACTGATTTCCCATGAGTGA